One window of the Gammaproteobacteria bacterium genome contains the following:
- a CDS encoding polysaccharide biosynthesis/export family protein: MLMLWTLAGCTTVPLPPTEGPAQTGEGGAQASEYFIGVDDEVQVNVWRNPELSMSMPVRPDGMISLPLIGDVQAGGRTPSAVATEVRERLSQYVRDPNVTVIITELRTHEYISRIRVTGAVQTPTSIAHRQGMTVLDAVLQAGGINEFAAPSRAKLYRKIGNETKVYPIDLGGILQEGKLATNYTLQPGDIITVPERLF, translated from the coding sequence ATGCTGATGCTCTGGACGCTGGCGGGGTGCACTACCGTCCCGCTGCCCCCCACAGAAGGCCCGGCACAGACCGGCGAGGGGGGCGCTCAGGCGTCGGAATATTTCATCGGTGTCGATGATGAAGTACAGGTCAATGTCTGGCGCAATCCCGAGTTGTCGATGAGCATGCCGGTGCGGCCGGACGGCATGATCTCGTTGCCGCTGATCGGCGATGTGCAGGCGGGTGGCCGGACGCCGTCGGCGGTCGCCACAGAGGTGCGTGAACGCCTGTCTCAGTACGTACGTGACCCCAACGTTACGGTGATCATCACTGAATTACGGACCCACGAATATATCTCGCGTATCCGCGTGACGGGCGCTGTACAGACGCCGACATCGATCGCCCACCGGCAGGGGATGACGGTTCTGGACGCCGTATTGCAGGCCGGTGGCATCAACGAGTTTGCGGCGCCCAGTCGGGCCAAGCTGTACAGGAAGATCGGCAACGAGACGAAGGTCTATCCGATCGATCTCGGCGGTATCCTGCAGGAGGGCAAGCTGGCGACCAATTATACATTGCAGCCGGGTGACATCATTACGGTTCCCGAGCGCCTGTTTTGA
- a CDS encoding AAA family ATPase has protein sequence MSKIQEALDKIRAGQELLPPRKTPSPAISGRALKANTETLPNAGGGAAEITLMGEQSYRSPTELVALRTISGAMSDGLVLNAIRELRTSILQRLDEGKRIVMVTSTTQRAGNTFVARNLAAAIALDEGKTALIVDCNLRGPSASHLALGEDRPGLREFLKNPELSAEDIIHRTGIARLRIIPAGNDMEGMREFFTSIRLRELMEELEQRYPERYIIVDAPPIMHAADARILADVCDHVVLVVPFGRTTTKHIIQSAKAIGKEKFLGIVFNDKPELPRVWW, from the coding sequence ATGAGTAAAATACAAGAAGCATTAGACAAAATCCGCGCTGGCCAGGAATTGCTGCCGCCGCGGAAAACACCGTCTCCCGCCATTTCGGGGCGCGCTTTGAAGGCTAATACAGAAACACTGCCGAATGCTGGGGGCGGTGCCGCAGAAATCACACTCATGGGGGAACAGAGCTATCGGTCGCCGACCGAACTTGTTGCCCTGCGCACCATCAGTGGCGCGATGTCTGATGGTCTGGTCCTGAATGCCATTCGCGAACTGCGCACCTCAATTCTGCAGCGTCTCGATGAAGGCAAACGAATCGTGATGGTCACGTCCACGACCCAGCGGGCAGGCAACACTTTCGTTGCCAGGAATCTGGCTGCTGCCATAGCGCTGGATGAAGGCAAGACAGCGCTGATTGTCGACTGCAACCTGAGAGGCCCCTCTGCCAGTCATTTGGCATTGGGCGAGGACAGGCCCGGGCTGCGCGAATTTCTCAAGAACCCCGAGCTCAGCGCTGAGGACATCATTCACAGAACAGGTATCGCGCGGTTACGCATCATTCCCGCAGGTAACGATATGGAGGGAATGCGGGAATTCTTTACATCCATCAGGCTAAGAGAGCTGATGGAAGAGTTGGAGCAGCGCTATCCAGAACGGTACATCATCGTAGATGCACCACCGATTATGCACGCTGCTGATGCCCGTATTCTTGCGGACGTCTGTGACCATGTCGTGCTGGTTGTGCCGTTCGGGAGGACAACGACAAAGCATATCATTCAGTCGGCAAAAGCGATTGGCAAGGAGAAATTTTTAGGTATCGTTTTCAATGACAAGCCCGAGTTGCCGAGGGTGTGGTGGTGA
- a CDS encoding DUF3473 domain-containing protein, translated as MIANALTVDVEDYYQVAAFSNIIEYSDWDKHESRVEKNTFRTLELFSEAGVKATFFVLGWVAARHPIIVREIIAQGHEIACHGYSHRLIYQQDPTEFKRETLESKHLLEDQAQKAVLGYRAASYSITKKSLWALDILHECGFVYDSSIFPIRHDRYGIPGAEPAPHKKITPKGAELIEFPVTTLDLRVGTLPLGGGGYFRLFPYWLTRAGLKWINDRRCAPFIFYLHPWELDVDQPRLDGTWFSRFRHYNNLDRCETRLKALLADFRFQPARDVLMDLGLLPVQPHA; from the coding sequence ATGATTGCCAACGCACTGACGGTCGACGTCGAAGATTACTACCAAGTAGCGGCCTTCTCGAATATCATCGAATATTCAGACTGGGACAAGCACGAAAGCCGTGTCGAAAAAAACACGTTCCGCACCCTTGAGCTGTTCTCAGAAGCTGGCGTCAAGGCCACCTTCTTCGTACTCGGCTGGGTTGCGGCGCGACACCCGATAATCGTCCGGGAGATCATTGCCCAAGGCCACGAGATCGCCTGCCATGGCTATAGCCATCGGTTGATATACCAGCAGGATCCAACCGAGTTCAAACGCGAGACCCTTGAGTCCAAGCATCTGCTCGAAGACCAGGCTCAGAAAGCCGTGCTCGGCTACCGTGCCGCAAGTTACTCCATCACGAAGAAGTCGCTATGGGCACTGGATATCCTGCACGAGTGTGGCTTCGTGTACGATTCGAGTATTTTCCCGATCCGCCACGATCGCTACGGAATCCCCGGTGCCGAACCGGCGCCTCACAAGAAGATCACCCCCAAGGGCGCCGAGTTGATCGAGTTCCCAGTGACGACACTCGACCTGCGCGTGGGGACACTGCCGTTGGGTGGTGGTGGATATTTCCGGCTCTTTCCCTACTGGTTGACCCGAGCCGGCCTGAAGTGGATCAATGACCGCAGGTGTGCGCCATTCATATTTTACCTGCATCCGTGGGAGCTCGATGTCGACCAGCCCAGGTTGGACGGCACCTGGTTCTCGAGGTTCAGACATTACAACAATCTCGATCGTTGCGAGACGCGGCTCAAAGCGTTGTTGGCCGACTTCAGATTCCAACCAGCCAGGGATGTCCTGATGGACCTTGGCCTGCTTCCTGTGCAGCCGCACGCTTGA
- a CDS encoding AAA family ATPase, with amino-acid sequence MYLNFFGLTEQPFQLTPDSHFLYLSGGHMRAKAYMDYTVWRRDGFVVITGEIGAGKTTLIHKLLSEVEGDVKLIRIFQTQLDEVEFLQAMLVELDFDSGDLKDRGKVELLSLLNTYLLESYSQGKHIVLIVDEAQNLSPKVLEEIRMLSGLESEKEKILNIILVGQPELNDTLSRPDMEQLVQRIRLRFHVGALSQDETWEYIVHRLKIAGCTDGDIFAKEVLSVVYRYTGGIPRKINILCDTALICAFADSVKCVDETVMQEAIGELQWQPVATKPHKSMQSHGEQSVTAAIDAALRRQNEGKAPAFSAGHEQWADLFSLVLRLLGDMSSRMGAVDEKLQRLESLLEERRGPDAIVSDDDDEACQEWSDDIQDGLGVRPATNVHLAQKK; translated from the coding sequence ATGTACCTCAATTTCTTCGGCCTGACAGAGCAGCCCTTCCAGCTCACGCCAGACTCACATTTTCTGTACCTGAGTGGCGGGCACATGCGTGCGAAGGCATACATGGATTATACCGTGTGGAGGCGGGATGGCTTCGTAGTCATCACCGGTGAAATAGGTGCTGGCAAGACGACGTTGATCCATAAGCTTCTGTCCGAAGTCGAGGGTGACGTCAAGCTGATCCGTATTTTTCAGACCCAGCTCGACGAGGTCGAGTTCCTGCAGGCTATGCTGGTCGAACTCGACTTTGATTCGGGGGACCTGAAGGACCGTGGCAAGGTCGAGTTGCTATCGCTCCTGAATACCTATCTTCTGGAGAGCTATTCGCAGGGAAAGCATATTGTTCTGATCGTGGACGAGGCACAAAACCTCAGTCCGAAAGTACTGGAAGAGATCCGCATGCTCTCCGGTCTGGAATCGGAAAAAGAGAAGATCCTCAATATCATTCTGGTGGGACAGCCGGAACTCAATGATACGCTCAGCCGCCCGGATATGGAGCAGCTGGTGCAGCGCATCAGACTCCGTTTCCATGTCGGGGCATTGTCGCAAGACGAGACCTGGGAATATATCGTGCATCGGCTGAAAATAGCCGGCTGCACCGATGGCGATATCTTTGCCAAGGAAGTGCTTTCTGTAGTGTATCGGTATACCGGCGGAATCCCGCGCAAGATAAATATCTTATGCGATACCGCGCTCATCTGCGCCTTCGCGGATTCAGTGAAGTGTGTCGACGAGACCGTCATGCAAGAGGCAATCGGCGAACTGCAATGGCAACCCGTTGCCACCAAGCCGCACAAGTCAATGCAGTCTCATGGTGAGCAATCCGTGACTGCTGCCATCGACGCTGCGCTGCGCCGACAAAATGAGGGAAAAGCACCTGCCTTCAGCGCGGGTCATGAACAATGGGCGGACCTATTTTCGCTCGTACTGCGCCTGTTGGGTGATATGTCCTCCCGGATGGGCGCTGTAGACGAGAAATTGCAACGTTTGGAATCATTGCTGGAGGAAAGACGGGGTCCGGACGCCATCGTATCGGATGACGATGACGAAGCCTGTCAAGAGTGGTCAGATGATATCCAGGACGGTTTGGGTGTGAGACCTGCCACCAACGTGCATCTTGCGCAAAAAAAATGA